A stretch of the Panicum virgatum strain AP13 chromosome 9N, P.virgatum_v5, whole genome shotgun sequence genome encodes the following:
- the LOC120687804 gene encoding TOM1-like protein 1, with amino-acid sequence MSDNLMDKVNALGERLKISGAEVSQKMSVGVSSMGFKMKEFFQGQNMADKIVDEATLETMEAPDWATNLEICDMVNTERVNSVEVIRAVKRRIMLKNPRVQYLSLVLLETIVKNCDKAFSEIAAERVLDEMIKLIDGPQTIVNNRNKALMLIEAWGESGDDLRYLPVYEETYKSLISRGIRFPGRDDESLASIFTPPRSVPEAEPYSEAAQEGYQEIPVESFVPTRTVPAVQVNEAFEVARNSVELLSTVLSSSPQKEVLQDDLTTTLVQQCQQCQYTIQRIVETAGDNEAQLFEALSIHEELQKVLAKYEELKEPVHFEPEPEPAMIPVTVEPEESPRAVSKEDSHVKKPGSPGDRPGGDDLLQDLDDMIFDFSVLTCASLSVLLHMGGLLDHELLACCT; translated from the exons ATGAGCGACAATCTGATGGACAAAGTCAATGCCCTTGGTGAGCGGCTCAAGATAAGTGGAGCTGAAGTCAGCCAGAAGATGTCAGTTGGCGTCAGCAGCATGGGTTTCAAGATGAAGGAGTTCTTCCAGGGCCAGAACATGGCAGACAAAATTGTTGACGAAGCCACGCTGGAAACCATGGAAGCGCCAGACTGGGCTACCAACCTTGAGATATGCGACATGGTGAACACAGAGAGGGTCAACAGTGTTGAAGTGATCCGTGCCGTCAAGAGAAGGATTATGTTGAAGAATCCACGGGTGCAGTATCTATCTCTCGTCCTACTCGAGACCATTGTGAAAAACTGCGACAAGGCTTTCTCTGAGATTGCTGCTGAGCGGGTGCTTGATGAAATGATAAAACTGATTGATGGTCCCCAGACTATAGTGAACAACAGAAACAAGGCTCTTATGCTCATTGAAGCATGGGGAGAATCTGGAGATGATCTCCGCTACCTTCCAGTGTATGAAGAAACATACAAG AGCTTAATATCTAGGGGAATTCGCTTCCCTGGGCGTGACGATGAGAGCCTAGCATCAATATTTACTCCACCCCGTTCAGTGCCTGAAGCGGAACCATATTCTGAGGCAGCACAAGAAGGGTATCAAGAAATTCCAGTCGAGAGTTTTGTTCCAACTCGCACTGTTCCTGCTGTGCAAGTAAATGAAGCTTTTGAGGTGGCTCGTAATAGTGTTGAGCTTCTTTCCACAGTGCTATCTTCTTCTCCTCAAAAAGAGGTTTTACAG GACGACTTGACAACCACTCTTGTTCAACAATGCCAACAGTGTCAGTACACTATCCAGAGAATTGTTGAAACGGCTGGTGATAATGAGGCTCAGCTCTTCGAGGCATTGAGCATCCATGAGGAACTGCAGAAGGTCCTGGCCAAGTACGAAGAACTCAAGGAACCTGTTCATTTTGAGCCGGAGCCAGAGCCCGCGATGATTCCAGTTACCGTGGAgcctgaggaatcccctcgcgCTGTGAGTAAAGAAGATAGCCATGTAAAGAAACCAGGAAGTCCTGGTGATCGGCCAGGTGGGGATGACTTACTCCAGGATCTCGATGACATGATATTTG ATTTCTCAGTTCTGACATGCGCGTCATTGTCAGTGCTTCTACATATGGGTGGGTTACTGGATCATGAGTTGCTTGCTTGCTGTACATGA